Below is a window of Mucilaginibacter sp. PAMC 26640 DNA.
GCCCCTACCACTTTACGCACGCCCACCTCGCGTGCGCGGCGCTCCGACCGCGCGGTAGACAAATTCATGAAGTTGATGCAAGCGATGAGTAAGATACCTATTGCCAGGCACAGGAATAAACGCACATATGCAATTGCGCCCCCTACGTTTACACCGTTTTTAAATTCGGAGTGCAGGTGAAGGCGCGAATATTGAAACAAGCTCAGCTTGTTTTCCTTGTCATCGGGGTTATTCTTTACTATCAGCCCGGCCATTTTAACGTTGAGCTTTTGAATATCTGTGCCGGGTTTTACCATTGCGTAGGTACTGAAGGCATAGTTTGCCCAACCGGATGTTTTCAACCACGGTTCCTTAGATTCAAACATGGCCCATGATCCAATTGCCTGTAATTTTAATGAGGCGTTATCGGGTTGATCTTGAATAATACCCGTTACTTTGGCAGTGTGCGCATTATCCAGTTTAACGGTTTTACCCATGGCATCCTCACTGCCAAAAAGAGCTTTGGCAGATGATTGAGTAATTACAACCGAATTAACTTCGGTAAAGGCCGAGCGGCTGTTACCGGCAGTAAATTTGAAAGTAAAGATATCGAGGATAGCGGGGTCTGCCGACAACATCTTCAAATTAAACGACTTGCCCTGGTAGTTGAAAAGCGTACCACCCGGGTAATTGGTGCGGGCAACTTTTTCTATTTCGGGCAGGTCTTTTAACATCGCACCCGCCACAGGCAGCGATGTACCACCACTGGTTGATATTTCACCATTGGTAGTTTGGTTACGCATTACGGCATAGATGCGTTCGTCGTTCGTGTAAAATTTATCGTAAGTAAACTCATTATAAACATAAAGCAGCAGCATAAAGCTCACTGCCATACCCACACCTAAGCCACCTATATTGATAAGGCTGTATAACTTGTTCTTAAATAGGTTACGAAATGCTATTTTAAAATAATTCCTGATCATGAGTCGCTTATTAAATGTCTTTTTGTTAAACTGATCTTATTTATTGACAGGAGATCACACCGAATTTTTTTTTTGATCCTATCTCTTATCAGTTCTCGATCTCTTGAATTCCTTGTCTTGATTTCCTGCCCCCTGCTTGTCAGATCTTAATTTCTTGAACTCTTGAGTCTTGTTTTATTGAACTCTTAAGTCTTGATTTCTTAGATCTTGATTTCTTGCCGCTAGTGCCCTATTCGTTCTTCAAACTCGTTACCGGGTTAGCCAATGCCGCCTTTATCGACTGGAAACTAATAGTGATGAGTGCAATGGTTACTGCACCGCCACCCGCTGCTGCCAGTATCCACCATTTGATCCCGTCGCGATAAGCAAAGCTGTCTAAAAACCAATGCTGCATACTGTACCAGGCCAGCGGTGAAGCAATGGCAATGGATACAAGTACCAGTTTAATAAAATCCTGAGAGAGCATCGCCACAATGACGGATACATTTGCGCCCAAAACCTTGCGGATGCCTATCTCCTTGGTACGCTGCTCGGCTGCATAAGCAGCAAGCCCGAATAAGCCTAGGCAGGCAATAATAATTGCCATAGAGGTGAATGCGATAAAAATGCCGCCAATGCGCTGCTCGGTGCGGTAATTATTTTCAAAATCCTCGTTCATGAACGAATACTCGAATTGCTGATTCGGCGACAGCGAGGCCCATTTTTGTTTGACCTGCTCCAAAACAGCCATCGCATTAGCTGGATTTAGCCGGATACTTAGGGCTCCGTTATTTTCCTGAAAAGTAAAAACAATGGGGGCAATATTTTCGCGCAGCGAGGTAAAATTAAAGTCTTTTATAACGCCGATAACATGCAATTTTAATACAGATTTACCCAACGGATCCAAAGGAAGATACAATTCATGGTCTAACGGATGTTTGAGCCCCAATATTTTTACAGCGGCTTCATTTAAAATAATTGCTGTAGAATCAGTTTTCATGGCGGCGGAGAAATTGCGGCCAGCCAGGATCTTCATCTCTAGTGTGGGGATATAATCCTCGTCTACATCCCAGTAAGCCGTAGATATGGCATGTTTACTATTTAATCCCGGGTCTTCAAACAAGGTGTTATTGTTTTGCCATCCCCCGGTTGGTATATAGCCAGATAAGGTAGCATTTTTAACCCCGGGCATTTGTTGAATCTCGTGTTTAAATACTTTGGCCTGTTTGTTAAGTACACCAACATTATTCACAATCAGTACCTGCTCGCGGTTGTAACCCAGATCTTTATTTTGGATAAATTTAAGCTGGTGATAAATTACTAAGGTGCCGATGATGAGGAATATAGAAATGGAAAATTGGAAGACGACCAGGAAGCTGCGCAGAAAGCCACCTTTGAAGCCGGTTGACAGCTTACCTTTTAAAACATCAATAGGCTGAAAAGCCGATAAAAAGAATGCCGGGTATGAGCCTGCTAAACAACCAATTATTAATACGATGGCCAGTAAGGCAGGCATCAGCCAAACAAACGTAGCCTGCGTAAAAGCTAATTGTTTATCTGCCATCTGGTTAAATAAAGGCAACAGCAGCGAGGCGGCAGTTACCGCAATTACCGTAGCAGCGAAAGTAACCATCACCGATTCTGCAAGGAACTGCCCGATGAGTGAACCACGAGATGAACCTAATACCTTACGCACGCCGACTTCACGCGCCCGGTTTGATGACCTGGCGGTAGAAAGATTCATAAAGTTTACGCAAGCGATCAGCAATATAAAAAGGGCTACTGCCGAAAAAATATACACATACTGAATGTTGCCGTTGCTATCCATCTCACCGTCTGCATTTGACCGGAGATGAATGTTTTTTAGCGGGACCAAATTCAGCCTGAAATAGTCGCCGGTTTTTTCAAAGGTGGCATAGTCCATATGAATGGCCGGCTCTAACTGGCCACCTACATATTTACGCACAAACGCGGGGAATTTAGCCTGAAGGTTATTAATGTTGCTGCCTGGCTTTAATAAAATATAAGTATTGAAATTGCTGTTGAGCCAAAAGTTCTGTTTGCTTTCAGCGCTGCCTGCCATAGCCAGTATAAAATCAAAATGAAAGTGCGATTGCTTAGGGAAATCTTTGATCACACCGTTAACTTTATACTGAATAGTATCATTAAATGTTAAAAAACGCCCAACTACATCGGCAGTTGTATTAAAATACTTTTTGGCGATGGTTTCTGTCAGCACAACCGTCTTGGGATCTAATAGCGCTGTTTTAGGGTCACCCTCTATCATTGGCAACGTAAACACAGCAAAGATGGAAGCATCTGCATAAGCCATGCGATTTTCCTGTACATTTTGATTGCCTTTACGCACCTTGAAGGACTGCCAGCTCCTGAACCTTACCGCATTTTCCACTTCCGGAAAATCAGTCACCAGCGTAGGACCCAGCGGCGCTGCGGCTACCGCAGATTCACTTGACTTGCCACCAAATTTAGTATTATTGTTTACCCGGTA
It encodes the following:
- a CDS encoding cell division protein FtsX; its protein translation is MFKNYIKTAFRTLKKNTGFTLINVLGLALGLCVCMLIVFYVIDELGYDNYNVKADRIYRVNNNTKFGGKSSESAVAAAPLGPTLVTDFPEVENAVRFRSWQSFKVRKGNQNVQENRMAYADASIFAVFTLPMIEGDPKTALLDPKTVVLTETIAKKYFNTTADVVGRFLTFNDTIQYKVNGVIKDFPKQSHFHFDFILAMAGSAESKQNFWLNSNFNTYILLKPGSNINNLQAKFPAFVRKYVGGQLEPAIHMDYATFEKTGDYFRLNLVPLKNIHLRSNADGEMDSNGNIQYVYIFSAVALFILLIACVNFMNLSTARSSNRAREVGVRKVLGSSRGSLIGQFLAESVMVTFAATVIAVTAASLLLPLFNQMADKQLAFTQATFVWLMPALLAIVLIIGCLAGSYPAFFLSAFQPIDVLKGKLSTGFKGGFLRSFLVVFQFSISIFLIIGTLVIYHQLKFIQNKDLGYNREQVLIVNNVGVLNKQAKVFKHEIQQMPGVKNATLSGYIPTGGWQNNNTLFEDPGLNSKHAISTAYWDVDEDYIPTLEMKILAGRNFSAAMKTDSTAIILNEAAVKILGLKHPLDHELYLPLDPLGKSVLKLHVIGVIKDFNFTSLRENIAPIVFTFQENNGALSIRLNPANAMAVLEQVKQKWASLSPNQQFEYSFMNEDFENNYRTEQRIGGIFIAFTSMAIIIACLGLFGLAAYAAEQRTKEIGIRKVLGANVSVIVAMLSQDFIKLVLVSIAIASPLAWYSMQHWFLDSFAYRDGIKWWILAAAGGGAVTIALITISFQSIKAALANPVTSLKNE